One Besnoitia besnoiti strain Bb-Ger1 chromosome VIII, whole genome shotgun sequence DNA segment encodes these proteins:
- a CDS encoding hypothetical protein (encoded by transcript BESB_085250) — protein MFSRDAESDNEPVTRASDPKEEAETSSREGGDGDGTPAVHEAPQQRPDGVLSLCDTQASPSSALLQFPQGNADDARPCCCLASLPTALETGAPAGLSGSPSGAPTSSTLAAVQPILEREQIGEASGQLRGIEACERGLPRDAGRNAHTDCPTVAEAEREKTCVERDEDAVPLESGMHDSVRACSERRWSGLLSDERRRSQESHVSLSCAEVAASHECSGTEEKSGLSGVWGLKDAPCWSRVELGSSVNFPGSGSSSYLPSSLPGPLLPCLPAWTSHCVESCQPLATMDDSTRRARSLDQGLKALLDEAAEDESDGDDLLETTAMKRGNSWPYFWVRRLLLLERRSLLYFSLPVSPGAPPRGCLPLQPRTRILVLRDCVSLYGRRNAYLLAVFNPSESAWHVGSAGASLKTSFLSSLAALLPVASLAPAASLGASPPTTIAASVPASCSPSFASHPRPSQRRRGFREPASRRASPRFRRLSTASGAQIPLCALPISINHILPIKLPSASPDARLPSPATASASDYASSVRNTGAMCSGRSLAERNQPQAPASFLASPVYICSPAAFAREFDAAPHPKFLFDFPDSGTYCRFCRSLAVAVRRIQRRADKSTGLRSASAACGASRLGSFHRHNPSGDEKPACERFSSGQGFAEETHSGVTPPGFVREEDSRCSPVSCSCRGGCAAPRLDSPLALASTSDPVEPGNRGKRNAPLPEACGILTVASPRLPFSAAASPPGTSWAEAASRRRSCCSEELAACFSAPLQNRLSSRNEEPCHGVACQSGFAESVVSEQGLDTHEKLPVCSPRDSLAACESPAPIVFADRPRCFYSSFERHSRRASQDSSVPSLSSPRTFPWEQFEGALDTVSQPEESFSQELGNPESSLGGCAASKDHTSRAQECRDKLGSRRPSSCARGLERTEISAPGPLAAPTASSCGAVCGCECSYPPFPEVRLSRGEFASETRGSCFPAPPGASLCGSDEGAVADCCSSPSCLRRSSGEACRSMQQKRLFHARESGGASGYAAAMENHFMRSFPEEKQRLEEGRCGRNGGGGLSARQMSRPEEDEETPAKWVGEATLVSLHSTVSRLLHVLEELRTNSKSTEDGAVAPAEQSATHRSEDFFTGSSTSATSPRSGGSSKRMWGFPSALADVSARSHLGSCRNSSTANGSEGGPPAGDATSLDTLAAAVRESLRAMSAESGAWAPRGRGANAFLAQNAWLLRAAETCAAEAPGGDEARADASLAAADEKEALLAQQQDQLERLQSVVQFLLRQQELQLVEGRYRDAAALQEDWEEQQRQWEQERRLRRQKCQRPQPGLEAISTRDTTSAAQISPLRASDGIEKEALHRPSHEALRSEGGATRVDEVSGTGARHAWREAAAKTQQGEISPAVWSAETGHSRSLRSLPLPLLAQQQVLDDWESRKQNARQKSAPAVTGMEGKRDSSWVSLRRRITLTEAPMTSPEGVECPRDVDSCSSRQRTEEPLFFCIATPRLTSEASEEGEPAQETSGAGCVGGRQPEDRPRTQEDRACPAVEQAALLSSGSGERDRACDCSTPPGAWSRAARGVGSYLATALQAEDAGSDVERSEAHLYKEWRGGGAPTAVMGEKKAQDKDARRNKIQDAQGDAGRAGSLGDQLGVKLPGGVQVGPPVEYFALPTAGKHNRLNLCVCPSREEARERDATTSDTGSGVSPSSAAGREVEIWRSFSARKQRAEDFVCGPNRGEAFYVHRDLAPHRKAEPRKGGRDSDVLC, from the exons ATGTTCAGTCGGGACGCAGAGTCCGATAACGAGCCCGTGACAAGGGCCTCTGACCcaaaagaagaggcggagacctCAAGCCGCGAAGGGGGGGATGGAGACGGCACACCCGCCGTTcacgaagcgccgcagcagcgccctgATGGCGTCCTCTCGTTGTGCGACACCCAAGCTTCCCCCAGCTCTGCGCTTCTCCAGTTCCCACAAGGAAACGCGGACGATGCCCGGCCGTGTTGTTGTCTCGCCTCTTTGCCAACAGCTCTCGAGACCGGCGCTCCCGCGGGGCTTTCTGGATCGCCTTCCGGCGCGCCGACCAGCTCCACGCTTGCCGCTGTGCAGCCCATCCTCGAGAGGGAACAAATTGGAGAGGCCTCTGGACAGCTGCGAGGAATTGAGGCGTGCGAGAGAGGTCTACCGCGCGATGCAGGGAGAAACGCTCACACAGACTGCCCGACAGTggcagaggcggagcggGAGAAGACTTGCGTGGAAAGAGATGAAGACGCGGTGCCTCTGGAAAGCGGAATGCACGACAGCGTGCGGGCGTGTTCGGAGAGAAGATGGAGCGGGCTATTGAGCgacgagaggcgaaggagccaAGAGTCTcacgtctctctctcgtgcgcAGAGGTCGCTGCAAGTCACGAATGCAGCGGCACGGAAGAAAAAAGCGGTCTTTCAGGTGTGTGGGGCCTCAAGGATGCGCCCTGCTGGAGTCGAGTGGAGCTCGGTAGCTCAGTCAACTTCCCCGGCTCCGGGTCTTCCTCCTACCTTCCGTCCTCCCTCCCAGGCCCTCTCCTCCCCTGTCTCCCTGCGTGGACTTCGCACTGCGTGGAGAGCTGCCAGCCGCTTGCGACGATGGATGACAGCACGCGGCGAGCAAGGAGTCTCGACCAGGGACTCAAGGCGCTGCTCGATGAagccgccgaagacgaaTCCGACGGTGATGATCTCCTGGAAACAACTGCCATGAAACGGGGAAACTCGTGGCCTT ACTTTTGGGTTCGGCGCTTGCTGCTGCTTgagcgccgctcgctccTCTATTTTTCTCTCCCTGTGTCTCCGGGGGCGCCTCCACGGGGTTGTCTGCCCTTGCAACCCCGCACGCGGATTTTGGTTCTTCGGGACTGCGTCTCCCTCTACGGCCGCAGGAATGCGTATCTTCTCGCTGTTTTCAATCCTTCTGAAAGTGCCTGGCATGTGGGCTCCGCGGGTGCCTCTCTAAAGACTTCGTTCctgtcgtcgctcgcggctcttctgCCGGTCGCCTCTCTtgcgccggctgcgtcgctgggGGCAAGCCCGCCGACGACCATTGCGGCTTCCGTCCCTGCGTCGTGTTCGCCGTCTTTCGCGTCCCATCCGCGTCCTTCTCAGCGGCGTCGTGGCTTCCGGGAgcccgcgagccgccgcgcatcGCCTCGTTTCCGTCGTCTGTCGACCGCTTCTGGAGCGCAGATTCCTCTCTGTGCACTTCCTATTTCGATCAACCACATCTTGCCGATCAAGCTCCCGTCGGCGAGCCCGGATGCGCGACTGCCCTCGCCCGCaactgcctccgcctcggacTACGCCTCGAGTGTGCGCAACACGGGCGCGATGTGCAGCGGGCGGTCGCTGGCGGAGAGAAaccagccgcaggcgccggcctccttcCTGGCCTCTCCAGTGTACATCTGCTCGCCAGCGGCTTTCGCCAGAGAATTCGACGCAGCCCCGCACCCGAAGTTCCTCTTCGACTTCCCCGACTCGGGAACGTACTGCCGGTTCTGCCGCTCGCTGGCGGTGGCAGTTCGCCGGATTCAGAGACGGGCAGACAAGTCGACCGGgcttcgcagcgcctccgctgcatgcggcgcctcgcgactCGGCAGCTTCCATCGCCACAACCCGAGTGGTGACGAGAAGCCGGCCTGCGAACGCTTTTCCAGCGGGCAAGGAtttgcagaggagacacactCCGGTGTGACTCCGCCGGGATTCGTCAGGGAGGAAGATTCTCGGTGCTCGCCAGTCTCCTGCTCCTGCCGcgggggctgcgccgccccgcgacTGGATTCACCCTTGGCGCTGGCCTCCACATCTGACCCAGTCGAGCCCGGAAATCGGGGAAAGAGAAATGCTCCCTTGCCTGAGGCTTGCGGAATACTAACGGTGGCCTCTCCGAGGTTGCCGttttccgccgctgcctcgcctcctggcACCAGttgggcggaggcggcctcgaggcgtCGGTCTTGCTGCAGTGAAGAACTTGCTGCCTGCTTCTCGGCGCCGTTGCAAAACCGCCTCTCGAGCAGAAATGAAGAGCCTTGCCACGGCGTGGCATGCCAAAGCGGTTTTGCTGAATCAGTTGTGTCTGAACAGGGCCTTGACACCCACGAGAAACTACCCGTTTGCTCGCCTCGAGacagcctcgccgcctgcgagtccCCAGCGCCGATCGTGTTCGCGGATCGACCGCGGTGTTTCTACAGCTCCTTCGAGAGGCACAGCAGGCGCGCATCCCAGGACAGCTCAGTTCCCTCGctttcgtcgccgcgcacgtTTCCATGGGAGCAGTTTGAAGGCGCCCTCGACACGGTATCGCAACCCGAGGAGTCCTTCTCTCAGGAGCTGGGCAATCCGGAAAGCTCGCTGGGCGGGTGTGCGGCGAGCAAGGACCACACGTCCCGCGCGCAGGAGTGTCGAGACAAGCTTGGCAGTCGCAGGCCATccagctgcgcccgcgggctTGAGAGAACTGAAATCTCTGCACCTGGGCCGCTTGCTGCTCCAACGGCGTCTTcgtgcggcgccgtctgcggctgtgAATGCTCCTATCCGCCTTTTCCCGAGGTTCGTCTGTCGCGTGGAGAGTTTGCTTCTGAGACTCGTGGCTCTTGTTTCCCCGCACCTccgggcgcctcgctgtgCGGCTCAGACGAGGGCGCCGTCGCAGAttgctgcagcagcccgTCGTGTTTGCGACGTTCGAGTGGGGAAGCCTGCCGCTCTATGCAGCAAAAGCGGCTCTTTCACGCCAGGGAGTCGGGCGGCGCTTCGGGCTACGCAGCTGCTATGGAAAACCACTTCATGCGTTCCTTTCctgaggagaagcagaggctgGAGGAGGGACGCTGCGGTCgaaacggcggcggcggacttTCCGCCAGGCAGATGTCGCGccccgaggaggacgaagagaccCCGGCGAAGTGGGTCGGAGAGGCCACCCTGGTGTCTCTGCACAGCACAGTGAGCAGGCTGCTGCATGTGCTAGAGGAACTGCGCACGAATTCGAAGTCGACTGAGGATGGGGCCGTCGCGCCAGCTGAGCAAAGCGCCACGCATCGATCCGAAGACTTCTTCACCGGCAGCAGCACGTCGGCGACGTCGCCACGAAGCGGGGGGAGCAGCAAACGCATGTGGGGGTTCCCGTCTGCTCTCGCGGACGTGTCCGCGCGGAGCCACCTCGGGAGCTGCAGAAACAGTTCGACCGCGAACGGCTCCGAGGGGGGTCCtccggcgggcgacgcgactTCGCTCGACActctcgcagccgccgtTCGCGAGTCTCTGCGTGCGATGTCCGCCGAAAGCGGCGCTTGGGCGcccagaggcagaggcgcgaacgCGTTTCTGGCGCAGAATGCGTGGTTGCTTCGAGCTGCGGAGACgtgcgcagccgaggcgccgggcggagacgaggcgagagcagacgcctcgctcgccgctgccgacgAAAAGGAGGCTCTTttggcgcagcagcaggaccAATTGGAGCGGCTCCAGTCGGTCGTTCAGTTCCTCCTGAGACAGCAAGAGCTGCAGCTCGTGGAGGGCCGGTAtcgagacgccgcagctctACAGGAAGACTGGGAGGAACAGCAGAGGCAGTGGGAGCAGgagcggcgtcttcggcggcagAAATGCCAGCGGCCGCAACCTGGGCTCGAGGCTATCAGCACTCGAGATACCACTAGTGCCGCGCAGATCTCTCCACTCCGCGCGTCAGACGGCAtcgagaaggaggcgctgcacCGGCCTTCGCACGAAGCTCTGCGGTctgagggcggcgcgacgagagtCGATGAAGTGAGCGGCACAGGCGCACGGCACGCctggagagaggcagcagcgaagaccCAACAAGGAGAAATTTCCCCCGCAGTCTGGTcagcggagacaggacactctcgctctctgcggtcacttcctctccctttactggcgcagcagcaagtGCTTGACGACTGGGAATCACGGAAGCAGAATGCACGTCAAAAGAGCGCGCCTGCTGTGACTGGGATGGAGGGGAAGCGCGATAGCTCGTGGGTGTCTTTACGAAGACGTATCACGTTGACAGAAGCACCGATGACGAGCCCAGAAGGGGTGGAATGCCCTCGTGACGTGGATTCTTGCTCTTCACGCCAGCGAACAGAGGAGCCGTTGTTCTTCTGTATCGCCACTCCGAGGCTCACCAGTGAGGCGTCTGAGGAGGGAGAgcctgcgcaggagacgTCTGGCGCAGGCTGCGTGGGCGGGCGACAGCCGGAAGACAGGCCACGCACTCAAGAGGATAGAGCATGTCCTGCGGTTGAGCAAGCagccctcctctcctcggggtcgggagagagagatcgGGCTTGCGATTGCTCGACCCCGCCCGGTGCCTGGAGTAGAGCTGCCCGCGGTGTTGGCTCATATTTGGCTACCGCACTTcaggcggaagacgcaggcaGTGACGTGGAACGCAGTGAGGCGCATCTCTATAAGGAATGGAGAGGTGGAGGCGCACCGACCGCCGTCATGGGTGAGAAAAAGGCACAGGACAAAGATGCGAGAAGGAACAAGATTCaggacgcgcagggcgaTGCAGGCAGGGCAGGGAGCTTGGGGGACCAGCTTGGTGTGAAACTGCCAGGAGGGGTACAGGTGGGTCCTCCAGTAGAGTACTTCGCCTTACCGACCGCCGGAAAGCACAATCGGCTGAACTTGTGCGTTTGTCCGAGTCGCGAAGAAGCCAGGGAACGCGATGCAACGACCAGCGACACAGGGAGCGGCGTCTCAccgtcttctgcggcaggCAGGGAAGTCGAGATCTGGCGAAGCTTTTCAGCTCGAAAGCAACGTGCGGAGGACTTTGTCTGCGGCCCAAACAGAGGCGAGGCTTTCTACGTACACCGCGACTTGGCTCCACACAGGAAGGCGGAGCCTCGCAAAGGAGGACGGGATTCAGATGTCCTATGTTGA